One window of Nocardia sp. NBC_00508 genomic DNA carries:
- a CDS encoding TetR/AcrR family transcriptional regulator, producing MAEIVKSRRERLRAQTLVDIKTIAMRLLAEGGPDAISLRAIAREMGMTAGAVYGYYATRDDLISTLISDVYTALVDRLEAARDVVPADDPAGRIMAWGEAVRDWAVERPAEFRLIYGDPVPGYQPPPGGPAAAAELRACTGLVGLAAAAWPHAAQRQAIAECAWSDFDADLAEHVRSDFPALPPDALALALRMWGRMHGLIALEVYGHLRPQSQAPAKLFRAEMLDLVRSLAL from the coding sequence GTGGCCGAGATCGTCAAAAGTCGCCGGGAGCGTCTGCGCGCGCAGACACTGGTGGATATCAAGACGATCGCCATGCGCCTGCTGGCCGAGGGGGGACCCGACGCGATTTCGTTGCGTGCCATCGCCCGCGAAATGGGGATGACGGCGGGTGCCGTATACGGCTACTACGCCACCCGCGACGACCTGATCTCGACCCTCATCTCGGACGTCTACACCGCCCTCGTCGACCGCCTCGAAGCAGCGCGCGACGTCGTACCCGCCGATGACCCGGCCGGACGCATCATGGCCTGGGGAGAAGCGGTGCGTGACTGGGCGGTCGAGCGGCCCGCCGAATTCCGGCTCATCTACGGCGACCCGGTGCCGGGGTATCAGCCACCGCCGGGCGGCCCCGCCGCGGCGGCCGAATTGCGCGCCTGCACCGGCTTGGTGGGTCTCGCGGCGGCCGCCTGGCCACACGCGGCGCAGCGGCAGGCCATCGCTGAATGTGCGTGGTCGGACTTCGACGCGGACCTGGCCGAGCACGTCCGGTCCGACTTCCCCGCGCTGCCGCCGGATGCGCTCGCTCTCGCATTGCGCATGTGGGGCCGGATGCACGGCCTGATCGCGCTCGAAGTGTACGGCCATCTTCGCCCGCAATCACAAGCTCCCGCAAAGCTTTTCCGCGCCGAGATGCTGGACTTGGTCCGCTCGCTCGCGTTGTAG
- the rpsA gene encoding 30S ribosomal protein S1, which yields MPTTVTSPQVAVNDIGSAEDFLAAIDATIKYFNDGDIVEGTIVKVDRDEVLLDIGYKTEGVIPSRELSIKHDVDPNEVVSVGDEVEALVLTKEDKEGRLILSKKRAQYERAWGTIEELKEKDEAVKGTVIEVVKGGLILDIGLRGFLPASLVEMRRVRDLQPYVGKEIEAKIIELDKNRNNVVLSRRAWLEQTQSEVRSEFLHQLQKGQVRKGVVSSIVNFGAFVDLGGVDGLVHVSELSWKHIDHPSEVVEVGNEVTVEVLDVDLDRERVSLSLKATQEDPWRQFARTHAIGQIVPGKVTKLVPFGAFVRVEEGIEGLVHISELAERHVEVPDQVVSVGDDAMVKVIDIDLERRRISLSLKQANEDYHAEFDPSKYGMADSYDEQGNYIFPEGFDPETNEWLDGFEKQREEWEGRYAEAERRHKMHTAQMEKMAADAAAEAANGGGASNYSSESGAQASASQAEPAGGSLASDAQLAALREKLSGNA from the coding sequence ATGCCCACCACCGTCACCTCGCCGCAGGTAGCCGTCAACGACATCGGCTCCGCCGAGGATTTCCTCGCCGCCATCGATGCCACGATCAAGTACTTCAACGACGGCGACATCGTCGAAGGAACCATCGTCAAGGTCGATCGCGACGAGGTCCTGCTCGACATCGGTTACAAGACCGAAGGCGTCATCCCCTCTCGCGAGCTCTCCATCAAACACGATGTCGACCCCAATGAGGTCGTTTCCGTGGGTGATGAGGTCGAGGCGCTTGTTCTCACCAAGGAGGACAAGGAAGGCCGCCTGATCCTGTCGAAGAAGCGGGCGCAGTACGAGCGTGCGTGGGGCACCATCGAGGAACTCAAGGAGAAGGACGAGGCCGTCAAGGGCACCGTCATCGAGGTCGTCAAGGGCGGCCTGATCCTCGACATCGGCCTGCGCGGCTTCCTGCCCGCCTCGCTCGTCGAGATGCGCCGGGTGCGCGATCTGCAGCCGTATGTCGGCAAGGAGATCGAAGCCAAGATCATCGAGCTGGACAAGAACCGCAACAACGTCGTGCTGTCCCGCCGCGCTTGGCTGGAGCAGACCCAGTCCGAGGTCCGCAGCGAGTTCCTGCACCAGCTGCAGAAGGGCCAGGTCCGCAAGGGTGTGGTCTCCTCGATCGTCAACTTCGGCGCGTTCGTCGACCTGGGCGGCGTGGACGGTCTGGTGCACGTCTCCGAGCTGTCCTGGAAGCACATCGACCACCCGTCCGAGGTCGTCGAGGTCGGCAACGAGGTCACCGTCGAGGTGCTCGACGTCGATCTGGACCGCGAGCGCGTCTCGCTGTCGCTCAAGGCGACCCAGGAAGACCCGTGGCGGCAGTTCGCCCGCACCCACGCGATCGGCCAGATCGTGCCGGGCAAGGTCACCAAGCTCGTTCCGTTCGGCGCGTTCGTCCGCGTCGAGGAGGGCATCGAGGGCCTGGTGCACATCTCCGAGCTGGCCGAGCGCCACGTCGAGGTCCCGGACCAGGTCGTCTCCGTCGGCGACGACGCGATGGTCAAGGTCATCGACATCGATCTGGAGCGGCGCCGGATCTCGCTGAGCCTCAAGCAGGCCAACGAGGATTACCACGCCGAGTTCGACCCGTCGAAGTACGGCATGGCCGACAGCTACGACGAGCAGGGCAACTACATCTTCCCCGAGGGCTTCGATCCCGAGACCAACGAATGGCTCGACGGCTTCGAGAAGCAGCGCGAGGAGTGGGAAGGCCGCTACGCCGAGGCGGAGCGTCGCCACAAGATGCACACCGCGCAGATGGAGAAGATGGCGGCCGACGCCGCGGCCGAGGCCGCGAACGGCGGCGGCGCGTCGAACTACTCCTCGGAGAGCGGTGCGCAGGCCTCCGCCAGCCAGGCCGAGCCCGCCGGCGGTTCGCTCGCCAGCGACGCCCAGCTGGCGGCCCTGCGGGAGAAGCTCTCCGGCAACGCCTGA
- a CDS encoding SPFH domain-containing protein translates to MQFRSAFRVNGFLVLVGWFVLTVLFGGAAALGFVAGARHGNALAVGGAVAATVIVVVLLLLVTGLTVVNPNEAKVVQFFGRYVGSVSEPGFFSVLPLTDRKSISLRVRNFETQKLKVNDADGNPVEIAAVVVYRVMDSFKAAFAVDDYEEYVETQSEAAVRHLATTHPYDAHDADRTSLRDGAEVAEELTVELRERTEMAGIEVLEARITHLAYAPEIAQAMLVRQQAAQVVAARTRIVEGAVGMVGLALERLAQEGMVELDEERKAAMVSNLLVVLCGDRPAQPVVNAGSLYS, encoded by the coding sequence ATGCAGTTTCGCTCTGCGTTCCGGGTCAACGGCTTTCTGGTGCTGGTTGGGTGGTTCGTGCTCACGGTGCTGTTCGGTGGCGCCGCGGCGCTCGGTTTCGTCGCGGGAGCCAGGCACGGCAACGCACTCGCCGTTGGCGGCGCGGTGGCCGCGACGGTCATCGTCGTGGTCCTGCTGTTGCTCGTGACCGGCCTGACCGTGGTGAACCCGAATGAGGCCAAGGTGGTCCAGTTCTTCGGCCGTTACGTCGGCTCGGTGAGCGAGCCGGGCTTCTTCTCGGTGCTCCCGTTGACCGACCGCAAGAGCATCTCGCTGCGCGTGCGCAACTTCGAGACGCAGAAGCTCAAGGTCAACGACGCCGACGGCAACCCGGTCGAGATCGCCGCCGTGGTCGTCTACCGGGTGATGGACAGCTTCAAGGCGGCCTTCGCCGTCGACGACTACGAGGAGTACGTCGAGACCCAGTCCGAGGCGGCGGTGCGCCACCTGGCCACCACGCACCCGTACGACGCGCACGACGCGGACCGCACCAGCCTGCGCGACGGCGCCGAGGTCGCCGAGGAACTCACCGTCGAACTGCGCGAGCGCACCGAGATGGCGGGCATCGAGGTGCTGGAGGCCAGGATCACCCACCTCGCCTATGCGCCCGAGATCGCCCAGGCGATGCTGGTTCGCCAGCAGGCCGCCCAGGTGGTCGCCGCGCGGACCCGGATCGTCGAGGGCGCGGTCGGCATGGTCGGCCTCGCGCTGGAGCGACTCGCCCAGGAGGGCATGGTGGAGCTGGACGAGGAGCGCAAGGCGGCGATGGTGTCGAATCTGCTCGTCGTGCTGTGTGGTGATCGTCCGGCTCAGCCCGTTGTCAACGCCGGTTCGCTCTACTCCTGA
- a CDS encoding VOC family protein, which yields MGSQVNPCITFNGNAREAMEFYQQVFGGALEVATVADFGSPDSPSADKVMHSRLDTSAGYTLMAWDFPDERPGHPPHQPGNNVAVFLGGDDGELRDYFEKLSVGGAVTLPLETQVWGDEAGSLVDRFGISWMFNITAQHH from the coding sequence GTGGGTTCTCAGGTCAATCCGTGCATCACGTTCAATGGCAACGCGCGGGAGGCGATGGAGTTCTACCAGCAGGTCTTCGGTGGCGCGCTGGAGGTTGCAACAGTCGCGGACTTCGGCTCACCGGACTCGCCGAGCGCTGACAAGGTCATGCACTCTCGTCTGGACACTTCTGCCGGCTACACGTTGATGGCATGGGACTTTCCGGATGAAAGACCCGGCCACCCGCCCCATCAGCCGGGCAACAACGTTGCGGTCTTCCTCGGTGGCGACGACGGAGAACTCCGCGACTACTTCGAGAAGCTGTCCGTTGGTGGCGCCGTCACGCTGCCTCTTGAAACGCAGGTATGGGGAGACGAGGCAGGCTCGCTCGTGGACCGATTCGGGATCAGCTGGATGTTCAACATCACCGCCCAGCACCACTGA
- the coaE gene encoding dephospho-CoA kinase: MLRIGLTGGMGAGKSTVAGVLADLGAVIIDSDLIAREVVAPGTEGLAALVEAFGADILAADGSLDRPALAAKAFGDDAARATLNSITHPLVGKRTAELIAAAPRDAIVVQDIPLLVENGLAPLMNLVLIVDVDAETRIRRLVEFRGVAEADARARISAQATDEQRRAVADVLLDNSGAPGAVEAEVRGLWAQRLVPFERNLRTGTSARRGAVRIVPPDPDWPAQAQRLIARLWVACGAAASRIDHIGSTSVPGLPAKDVIDLQITVPDLAAADGLRDALGAAGFPVRPEVTQDNPKPTPQDPAGIDTARWTKRFHQNADPGRLANVHVRAEGSPGQQYALLLRDWLRADAAARAEYLAVKREGAAKAAGLAGAEATSAYLAVKEPWFDAAYPRALAWRDR; this comes from the coding sequence ATGTTACGAATCGGCCTCACCGGAGGCATGGGAGCGGGCAAGTCGACGGTGGCTGGGGTGCTCGCGGACCTCGGCGCGGTGATCATCGACTCCGATCTGATCGCCAGGGAGGTGGTCGCGCCGGGAACCGAGGGTCTCGCGGCGCTGGTCGAGGCGTTCGGCGCCGATATTCTCGCCGCGGACGGAAGTCTCGATCGGCCCGCATTGGCGGCCAAGGCATTCGGTGACGACGCCGCACGCGCGACACTGAATTCGATTACCCACCCGCTGGTCGGAAAGCGCACCGCGGAATTGATTGCCGCGGCGCCGCGGGACGCTATTGTGGTGCAAGATATTCCGCTCCTGGTGGAAAATGGTCTCGCACCATTGATGAATCTCGTTCTCATCGTCGATGTCGACGCCGAAACGCGCATTCGCCGCCTGGTCGAATTTCGCGGTGTCGCCGAAGCCGATGCGCGGGCGCGTATTTCGGCGCAGGCCACCGACGAACAGCGCCGGGCTGTTGCCGATGTGTTGCTCGACAACAGCGGCGCGCCCGGTGCGGTCGAGGCCGAGGTGCGCGGGCTCTGGGCGCAGCGGCTGGTGCCGTTCGAGCGCAACCTGCGGACCGGGACGTCCGCACGACGCGGTGCGGTGCGGATCGTGCCTCCCGATCCGGACTGGCCGGCGCAGGCGCAGCGGCTGATCGCCCGGCTGTGGGTGGCCTGCGGCGCCGCGGCGTCCCGGATCGACCACATCGGCTCGACCTCGGTGCCGGGGCTGCCCGCCAAGGATGTGATCGATCTGCAGATCACGGTGCCCGACCTGGCCGCGGCCGACGGCCTCCGGGACGCGCTCGGTGCCGCCGGGTTCCCGGTTCGGCCCGAGGTCACCCAGGACAACCCCAAGCCGACGCCGCAGGACCCGGCGGGCATCGATACCGCCCGGTGGACCAAGCGATTTCACCAGAACGCCGACCCGGGGCGGTTGGCCAACGTGCATGTGCGGGCCGAGGGTTCGCCCGGTCAGCAGTACGCACTGCTCTTGCGGGACTGGCTGCGCGCCGACGCCGCCGCCCGCGCGGAGTACCTCGCGGTGAAGCGGGAGGGCGCGGCCAAGGCAGCGGGTTTGGCCGGAGCGGAGGCGACGTCGGCCTACCTCGCTGTCAAAGAGCCGTGGTTCGATGCCGCCTATCCCCGAGCCCTGGCCTGGCGGGACAGGTAG
- a CDS encoding TetR/AcrR family transcriptional regulator: protein MAKKIDVALDTRTAPSREQFLDAAERLMSERGYAGTSVSAICKEVGVAATSLYWHFGSKEGLLAAVMERGAARWFAGLPRWDDLSGDVEERTAEVRRRGAAAVTGHPVFLRLFYLLALEGGADRVAGELVGRVREHARGYFAEAIAAMLADTVEAEVARSASDELARFAVAFSDGCFFATQLEPGEADLQAMYGDLLTALRALAPAAIVRARQSKDSTERENR from the coding sequence GTGGCCAAGAAGATCGATGTCGCGCTCGATACGAGGACCGCGCCGTCGAGGGAGCAATTTCTCGATGCGGCGGAGCGGTTGATGAGCGAACGCGGCTACGCGGGCACCTCGGTGTCGGCGATCTGCAAGGAGGTCGGCGTCGCGGCCACCTCGCTGTACTGGCATTTCGGCAGCAAGGAAGGGTTGCTGGCCGCCGTGATGGAGCGCGGGGCGGCGCGCTGGTTCGCCGGGCTTCCGCGCTGGGACGATCTGAGCGGCGACGTCGAGGAGCGCACAGCGGAAGTCCGGCGCCGCGGCGCGGCGGCGGTCACCGGCCACCCGGTTTTCCTGCGCCTGTTCTATCTGCTGGCGCTGGAGGGTGGCGCCGACCGGGTGGCGGGCGAGTTGGTCGGGCGGGTGCGCGAGCATGCGCGCGGCTACTTCGCCGAGGCGATCGCCGCGATGCTGGCGGACACGGTCGAGGCCGAGGTCGCGCGCAGCGCGTCCGATGAGCTGGCGCGGTTCGCCGTCGCCTTCTCCGACGGCTGTTTCTTCGCGACCCAGCTCGAGCCCGGCGAGGCGGACTTGCAGGCCATGTACGGCGACCTCCTCACCGCACTGCGGGCGCTGGCGCCCGCGGCGATCGTGCGGGCACGGCAATCAAAAGACAGCACTGAGCGGGAGAATCGATGA
- a CDS encoding DUF402 domain-containing protein, with amino-acid sequence MTQAPFVDVHRPKVEYFNIADLTNTDPKGFVRPVERYHVEPWGLYMARTSDHPQFHYIESWLLPKLFLRATVFHYLPTHRRDQDYYLDVGEFSVVAPKKWKSVDHYLDIVVRSSRETQLLDVDELFAAHAAGLVTLAEAEAAVQHATAAIDGIAANGHTFEGWMESMDITLSWL; translated from the coding sequence ATGACGCAGGCACCTTTCGTCGACGTGCACCGGCCCAAAGTGGAGTACTTCAACATCGCGGACCTGACCAATACGGACCCGAAAGGCTTCGTGCGCCCGGTCGAGCGATACCACGTCGAGCCATGGGGCCTGTACATGGCGCGCACCTCGGACCATCCGCAGTTCCACTACATCGAGTCATGGCTCCTGCCGAAGCTGTTCCTCCGCGCGACCGTCTTCCACTATCTGCCAACCCATCGGCGCGACCAGGACTACTACCTCGACGTCGGTGAATTCAGCGTGGTCGCGCCGAAGAAGTGGAAGTCCGTCGACCACTACCTCGACATCGTCGTGCGCTCGTCGCGCGAAACCCAACTGCTCGACGTCGACGAATTGTTCGCCGCGCATGCCGCCGGCCTGGTCACCCTCGCCGAAGCCGAGGCCGCCGTGCAGCACGCGACCGCCGCCATCGACGGCATCGCCGCCAACGGCCACACCTTCGAGGGCTGGATGGAGTCCATGGACATCACTCTGTCCTGGCTGTAG
- a CDS encoding DUF402 domain-containing protein produces MSGLIPLLVAAPAVTGLAGYVARDLRTMVPGMAGATTPAPPAPPTPAPHRPRVEYFNLAELTHTDAKGFVRPVERFHVEPWGLYMARAVDGPDSHYFESWLLPELSIRATVTRRNPAHHRVPGYRLDIGEFTRIGPKRWKAVDHYLDVVVRRGRPAELLGVDELLAAHAAGLVETARAHGAFERATSVLDGLAAHDHSVEDWLATRGITLTWM; encoded by the coding sequence ATGAGCGGTCTGATTCCATTGCTCGTCGCCGCACCCGCCGTGACCGGCCTCGCCGGGTACGTCGCCAGAGATCTCCGCACGATGGTTCCCGGGATGGCAGGCGCCACCACGCCCGCACCGCCCGCGCCGCCCACTCCGGCTCCGCACCGGCCCAGAGTCGAGTACTTCAATCTCGCCGAACTCACCCACACCGACGCCAAGGGATTCGTCCGGCCGGTCGAGCGGTTCCACGTCGAGCCGTGGGGCCTGTACATGGCGCGCGCGGTCGACGGCCCGGATTCGCACTATTTCGAATCCTGGCTGCTACCGGAACTCTCGATCCGCGCCACGGTCACGCGACGCAACCCGGCACACCACCGGGTCCCTGGTTATCGCCTGGACATCGGCGAGTTCACCCGCATCGGCCCCAAGCGCTGGAAGGCGGTAGACCACTACCTGGACGTCGTCGTGCGCCGCGGCCGCCCCGCCGAACTCCTCGGCGTCGACGAGTTGCTGGCCGCGCACGCCGCCGGGCTCGTCGAGACCGCGCGGGCGCATGGGGCATTCGAGCGCGCCACGTCGGTGCTGGACGGGCTGGCCGCGCACGACCACAGCGTCGAGGACTGGCTCGCCACCCGGGGCATCACGCTCACCTGGATGTAG
- a CDS encoding class I SAM-dependent methyltransferase has translation MSEDRHAQANALLGTAGTARTRIGSAASQLASRRWWDADAAQYHETHAEFLGVDSPGGEFVWCPEGLHEGDMRFLGDVAGKVVLEIGCGSAPCSRWLAGQGARPVGLDLSRGMLERGQAVMARGGQRVPLVQADAEALPFADASFDLACSAFGAVPFVADSALVMREVARVLRPGGRWVFSVNHPMRWVFPDDPGPAGLTATIPYFDRTPYVEVDSENVPTYVEHHRTIGDRVREIVAAGLVVADIVEPEWPEWLDREWGQWSPLRGELFPGTAIFVTWKP, from the coding sequence GTGTCGGAAGATCGCCATGCGCAAGCAAACGCACTGCTCGGAACGGCAGGCACAGCCCGGACCCGAATCGGATCGGCGGCCAGCCAGCTGGCCAGCCGACGCTGGTGGGACGCCGACGCCGCCCAGTACCACGAGACGCACGCGGAGTTCCTCGGCGTGGACTCCCCCGGCGGCGAGTTCGTGTGGTGCCCGGAGGGCCTGCACGAGGGCGACATGCGTTTCCTCGGCGACGTCGCGGGCAAGGTGGTCCTGGAGATCGGCTGCGGCTCGGCACCGTGCTCGCGCTGGCTGGCCGGGCAGGGCGCGCGGCCGGTGGGGCTGGACCTGTCTCGCGGGATGCTGGAGCGCGGGCAAGCCGTCATGGCGCGCGGCGGCCAGCGGGTGCCGCTGGTGCAGGCGGACGCCGAGGCCCTTCCGTTCGCCGACGCGTCGTTCGACCTGGCTTGTTCGGCGTTCGGCGCGGTGCCGTTCGTCGCCGACTCGGCGTTGGTGATGCGGGAGGTGGCCCGCGTCCTGCGCCCGGGCGGGCGCTGGGTGTTCTCGGTGAATCATCCGATGCGCTGGGTCTTCCCGGATGATCCCGGTCCGGCGGGCCTGACCGCCACCATCCCTTACTTCGACCGCACCCCCTACGTCGAGGTCGACAGCGAGAACGTCCCCACCTACGTCGAGCACCACCGGACCATCGGCGACCGGGTCCGCGAGATCGTCGCGGCGGGACTGGTCGTGGCGGACATCGTCGAACCGGAATGGCCGGAATGGCTCGACCGCGAATGGGGGCAGTGGAGCCCCTTGCGCGGCGAGCTGTTCCCTGGCACCGCCATTTTCGTCACTTGGAAGCCCTGA
- a CDS encoding NAD(P)-dependent oxidoreductase — MDIGVFGATGVIGSRVVSEALQRGHRVTAFTRDAARFPAERGQEKWAVADWLSADSIAPAIAGLDVVVSAVNAGHGIPDTIANARDFVVGAQAMVAALNRHPRIRLIAVGGGGSLEVAPGVQLLDTGDDFTSILTEVLDVPAEYAEVVRALRDALHLYRLSNRNWTYLSPSSGRINPGARTGRFRIGGDQLLVGDADISAEDLAVALLDEAEQPRFIQRRFTVGY, encoded by the coding sequence GTGGATATCGGGGTTTTCGGGGCGACCGGCGTCATCGGTTCGCGTGTCGTCAGCGAAGCACTGCAGCGGGGGCACCGGGTCACCGCCTTCACGCGCGACGCCGCGCGGTTCCCCGCCGAACGCGGACAAGAGAAATGGGCTGTGGCCGACTGGCTGAGTGCCGACAGCATCGCGCCCGCCATCGCGGGTCTCGACGTCGTCGTGAGCGCGGTGAACGCGGGGCACGGCATCCCGGACACCATCGCCAACGCACGCGATTTCGTGGTGGGCGCTCAGGCAATGGTCGCGGCGCTGAACCGGCATCCGCGGATACGACTGATCGCGGTGGGCGGCGGCGGCAGCCTGGAAGTCGCCCCCGGCGTGCAGTTGCTCGACACCGGGGATGATTTCACCAGCATCCTCACCGAGGTGCTGGACGTACCGGCGGAGTACGCCGAGGTCGTGCGCGCCCTGCGCGACGCCCTGCATCTCTATCGCCTGTCCAACCGCAATTGGACGTACCTCAGCCCTTCGTCGGGCCGGATCAATCCCGGCGCCCGCACCGGTCGCTTCCGCATCGGAGGCGACCAACTCCTCGTCGGCGACGCGGACATCTCCGCCGAAGACCTTGCCGTCGCCCTGCTCGACGAAGCGGAGCAACCCCGATTCATCCAGCGCCGCTTCACCGTCGGCTACTGA
- a CDS encoding SDR family NAD(P)-dependent oxidoreductase, whose amino-acid sequence MSDQQTVLITGGTGSLGFRAAEAILRADPDRVVAITGRGGAAVDAASARLGDRAVGLPLDLASLSAVRRFARGFGELGLPPLHAIVCNAGTQIVSDTVRTADGIEQTFAVNHLAHFLLVRELLPTMATPGRIVFVASDTHDPTKPTGMPRPVYTTAWDLAYPADSDATAGPGPAGRRRYTTSKLCNVLATYEFARYLDTGTVPPAVTVNAFDPGLMPGTGLGRDYRGIQGWAWRNLLPALTIVPGINVHTPRRSAAALARLVLAPELAGTTGRYFSGRREIKSSAESYDIAKGEDLWTTSVEIIEKL is encoded by the coding sequence TTGAGCGATCAGCAAACCGTCCTGATCACCGGCGGCACAGGCAGTCTCGGCTTCCGGGCCGCCGAAGCGATTCTCCGCGCCGACCCGGATCGGGTCGTCGCCATCACCGGCAGGGGCGGCGCCGCGGTCGACGCGGCCTCGGCTCGGCTCGGTGACCGGGCCGTGGGATTGCCCCTCGATTTGGCTTCGCTGTCGGCTGTGCGTCGCTTCGCCCGCGGGTTCGGCGAGTTGGGTTTGCCGCCGCTGCACGCGATCGTCTGCAACGCGGGGACACAGATCGTTTCGGACACCGTGCGCACCGCCGACGGCATCGAGCAGACTTTCGCCGTCAACCACCTCGCGCACTTCCTGCTGGTCCGCGAACTTCTGCCCACCATGGCCACGCCGGGACGAATTGTGTTCGTCGCCAGCGACACCCACGACCCGACCAAGCCCACGGGTATGCCCCGGCCGGTCTACACGACGGCGTGGGACCTTGCCTATCCGGCCGACTCCGACGCCACGGCCGGCCCCGGGCCTGCCGGTCGTCGCCGATACACCACGTCCAAGCTCTGCAACGTTCTGGCGACCTATGAATTCGCCCGATATCTCGACACCGGGACGGTTCCGCCTGCCGTCACCGTGAACGCATTCGATCCGGGGCTCATGCCCGGCACCGGGCTCGGCCGGGATTATCGTGGAATCCAAGGCTGGGCCTGGCGTAATCTACTTCCCGCGCTGACGATCGTCCCGGGAATCAATGTCCATACCCCCCGCCGTTCGGCTGCCGCACTGGCTCGACTCGTGCTCGCACCCGAATTGGCCGGGACGACGGGGAGATATTTCTCCGGTCGGCGGGAGATCAAGTCCTCCGCCGAGTCCTACGACATCGCCAAAGGCGAGGATTTATGGACAACCAGCGTGGAAATCATTGAAAAGTTGTAA